CCCTTCTCAACGTCATCGGCCGTCATCTCCCCGAGGGTCCTCCCTTTTTCCCGCCGGACATGATCACCGACGCAACGGAGCGGTTCCTTGCCGCCGAGATGATCAGGGAAAAAATAACCCTTCTTACACACCAGGAAGTGCCCTACGCAACGGTGGTCATTGTGGATTCCTTCAAGGATGACGAGAAAAAGAACCTGATCGGCATCCAGGCCACGATACATGTGGAAAAGCATTCCCAGAAGGGCATCATCATCGGAAGGGGGGGGACCATGTTGAAACGGATCGGCACCCAGGCACGCATTGACATGGAGCGATTCTTTAATTCCCGCGTTTTTCTCGAGCTTTTTGTCAGGGTTTCGAAAGATTGGACACGGGACTCCCGTTTCCTTGATGAAATGGGCTACCGGCAATGAGGGGCTCCGGAACGGGCCGTCCGGAAGCTTATCACTGTTTAATGAGCTGTTACGAGGTCATCAAAAGATGAAACCGCTCGTCGCGATAGTCGGCAGACCGAATGTTGGAAAATCGACACTTTTCAACCGGCTGTCGGAACAGAGAAAAGCCATCGTCGTCGATATGCCCGGAGCGACCCGTGACCGGAACTATGCCGATTCATCATGGAAGGACCGGTCTTTCACCATCATCGATACCGGTGGTTTCGAACCCGTTTCGAAGGAACGGATGCTGATCCAGATGCGTGAGCAGACCAGCCTCGCCATTGAGGAAGCCGATGCCATCATTTTTCTCCTTGACGGGAGAGAAGGTCTCACTCACTCTGATATTGAAACCGCGGACATCCTGAGACGGGTCAAGAAGCCGGTGTTATACGCTGTGAACAAGATAGACGGCCCACGGCAGGAGGAACTGCTCTTTGATTTCTATCGACTTGGCGTGGAACGGCTTTTTGCCGTTTCAGCGCAACACGGCGGACTTGGCGTTGCCGATCTCCTTGACGCCCTTGTCGAGATCCTTCCGGAAACACCGGAATACCCCGAAGAAGAGGTCAGGATCAGGGTCGCCGTCCTGGGGCGGCCGAACGTAGGCAAGTCATCGCTGGTCAACAGGATCCTCGGATTCGAACGAACCATCGTCAATCCCGTACCGGGAACGACTCGCGACGCGATCGACACGCCATTCTCACTGGGGGGGAAGAACTATCTCCTCATCGACACGGCTGGCATCAGAAAGAAAAGCAAGATAAGTCTTCAGCTCGAAAAATACAGCGTTGTGGAAGCCATTAAAACACTGAACCGGACCGACATCGGCCTGATCCTTATAGACGCGCAACAGGGCGTCACCGAGCAGGACGTGAAAATCGCCGGCCTCGCTTACGAACGGGGGGTCGCTACCATTATCGTGCTCAACAAGTGGGACCTGCTCGAGAAGGACAACAGCACCATCGGCACGCAGGTGTCCAGGGTGAAGGAAAAACTGAAATATCTCGATTTCGCTCCAGTTGTTTCGGTATCAGCCCTGACAGGGCAGCGTGTCGTAAAGATATTCAATTTCATAGACGATGTATACGACCAGTATACCCGGAGAATCGCCACAGCGAAACTGAACGACGGATTTCGTGAAATAACGGAGAAACTGCCGCCTCCGCGGTACCGCGGCCGACCGAACAAGATCAGCTACGTTACCCAGACGGCAATAAAACCCCCGACGTTCGTGCTTTTTGTCAGGGAACCGAAGGCCGTTCATTTTTCCTATGAGCGCTATCTGGTGAACCGGATCCGTGAAATGTTCTCCTTCGACCTCACTCCCATACGGCTCATTTTCAGAAAGAAAGGGGATTAAGTAAATGATGGGAACCAGGGGATGTGCCGCTTTCCTCATCACGCTTCTCGCGATAGCCTTCATCATGACACCGGTCATGGCCGCTCAACAACCTGGTCCGGTCAAGATCGGGGTGCTCCTGCCCTTGACGGGACCTGACGCGAAAAAGGGAATGCATCTGTACGAAGGCATCGTGACGGCCCGTTCATTGAAACCGGAAATATCCGGTTCTCCCGTCAACATAATTCCCGCGGACACGGAAAGCACCCGTGAGGGTACCGTAAACGCCATGAAAAGACTTCTCGAAGAGCAGAAAGTACTTGCCGTCATCGGAGAAGCCGGTCCGGATAACACCCGCGCCGCAAGCACCCTTTCTGAAAAGGCCGACATCCCCCTGATCGTCCCGGCCGTCCATGAAGATCATCTGACCAGAGATTGCGAGTACCTGTTCAGGACCTGTCTGTCCGATTCAGCATTGAGCAGCGCAAGCGCCTGGTATGCCGTGAAAAAACTGGGCGCTAAGAATGCCGCCGTTCTGGTTGACATCGCCGACGAAGGCAGTGTCCGGCGGGCCATGGTCTTCAAGAAGCATTTCTCCGACCTGGGTGGGA
The genomic region above belongs to Deltaproteobacteria bacterium and contains:
- the der gene encoding ribosome biogenesis GTPase Der, whose translation is MKPLVAIVGRPNVGKSTLFNRLSEQRKAIVVDMPGATRDRNYADSSWKDRSFTIIDTGGFEPVSKERMLIQMREQTSLAIEEADAIIFLLDGREGLTHSDIETADILRRVKKPVLYAVNKIDGPRQEELLFDFYRLGVERLFAVSAQHGGLGVADLLDALVEILPETPEYPEEEVRIRVAVLGRPNVGKSSLVNRILGFERTIVNPVPGTTRDAIDTPFSLGGKNYLLIDTAGIRKKSKISLQLEKYSVVEAIKTLNRTDIGLILIDAQQGVTEQDVKIAGLAYERGVATIIVLNKWDLLEKDNSTIGTQVSRVKEKLKYLDFAPVVSVSALTGQRVVKIFNFIDDVYDQYTRRIATAKLNDGFREITEKLPPPRYRGRPNKISYVTQTAIKPPTFVLFVREPKAVHFSYERYLVNRIREMFSFDLTPIRLIFRKKGD
- a CDS encoding ABC transporter substrate-binding protein translates to MMGTRGCAAFLITLLAIAFIMTPVMAAQQPGPVKIGVLLPLTGPDAKKGMHLYEGIVTARSLKPEISGSPVNIIPADTESTREGTVNAMKRLLEEQKVLAVIGEAGPDNTRAASTLSEKADIPLIVPAVHEDHLTRDCEYLFRTCLSDSALSSASAWYAVKKLGAKNAAVLVDIADEGSVRRAMVFKKHFSDLGGKIVAVAYCQSGDVDVNVPLEYVISQKADVIFLPEKYREVILACSRALEAGYKGHIMTTDHADRRQLIERGGPSVDGVLMIDHFDIRALQTALGQAYAEQFGNQTGKELNRENALGADAYFSLREALERTESHKGSAIRKVMASGDEFTGIMGRIVLSPGGEAKRAAVVLRVRNDEFTYLETINPEPGMM